A region from the Vulpes lagopus strain Blue_001 chromosome 5, ASM1834538v1, whole genome shotgun sequence genome encodes:
- the CMPK2 gene encoding UMP-CMP kinase 2, mitochondrial produces the protein MEPPRRLALELPGCALAHFAVGGPDPGLRPEPRAAALLGPGGRGYLLCAGRAPGGGCAARVRAARGLQRLLLGLRGGPLRGCRLRPLLCYGPGGADPVQRGFLLLDPGHGPGTRRALCALLGEAPGGPRLGELVGDARRQVWQRLWEPRGGEGWRQVGPCARVVSVPEPALHPVLPDLPSSAVFPHRRAARAVLEACVPFIPEAQAVLDLVDQCPEQVQKGKFPVIVIEGLDATGKTTVTQSVSDSLKAALLKSPPACISQWRKIFDDEPTIIRRAFYSLGNYIVASEIAKESIKSPVIVDRYWHSTATYAIATEVTGGLQHLPPAHHSIYHWPRDLLKPDLVLLLTVSPEERMRRIQGRGMERTREETELEANSIFRQKVEMSYQRMENPGCLVVDASPSREEVLQMVLSIIQNNCN, from the exons ATGGAGCCGCCGCGCCGCTTGGCGCTGGAGCTGCCGGGCTGCGCGCTGGCCCACTTCGCGGTGGGCGGCCCCGACCCCGGCCTGCGCCCCGAGCCCCGCGCGGCCGCGCTCCTGGGCCCCGGCGGCCGCGGCTACCTGCTGTgcgcggggcgggcgccgggcgggggctgcgcggcccgggTGCGCGCGGCGCGGGGGCTCCAGCGGCTGCTGCTCGGGCTGCGCGGGGGCCCCCTGCGGGGCTGCCGGCTGCGCCCGCTGCTGTGCTACGGCCCCGGCGGCGCGGACCCTGTGCAGCGCGGCTTCCTGCTGCTCGACCCCGGCCACGGCCCCGGCACGCGGCGCGCGCTCTGCGCCCTGCTGGGCGAGGCCCCGGGGGGCCCGCGGCTCGGCGAGTTGGTGGGCGACGCGCGCCGGCAGGTGTGGCAGCGCCTGTGGGAGCCGCGCGGCGGCGAGGGGTGGCGGCAGGTGGGCCCCTGCGCGCGCGTCGTGTCGGTGCCCGAGCCCGCCCTGCACCCGGTGCTGCCCGACCTGCCCAGCTCCGCCGTCTTCCCGCACCGCCGGGCCGCCCGCGCCGTTTTGGAGGCG TGTGTCCCCTTCATTCCTGAAGCTCAAGCAGTGCTCGACCTGGTTGACCAGTGCCCGGAGCAGGTCCAGAAGGGGAAGTTCCCGGTCATTGTCATCGAAGGACTGGATGCCACTG GTAAAACCACTGTGACCCAGTCCGTTTCAGACTCCCTCAAGGCTGCCCTCTTAAAGTCACCGCCCGCTTGCATTAGCCAGTGGAGGAAGATCTTTGACGATGAGCCAACTATTATTAGAAGAGCTTTTTACTCTTTGGGCAATTATATTGTAGCTTCTGAAATAGCTAAAGAATCTATCAAATCTCCCGTGATTGTAGACAG GTACTGGCACAGCACGGCCACCTACGCCATCGCCACCGAGGTGACGGGGGGGCTCCAGCACCTGCCCCCGGCCCATCATTCTATATACCACTGGCCCAGGGACCTGCTCAAACCCGACCTGGTTCTGCTGCTCACAGTGAGTCCCGAGGAGAGGATGCGTAGGATTCAGGGCCGGGGCATGGAGAGGACCAGAGAAGAAACTGAACTGGAGGCCAACAGCATCTTCCGTCAGAA GGTAGAAATGTCCTATCAGCGGATGGAGAACCCTGGTTGCCTCGTGGTGGATGCCAGCCCCTCCAGAGAGGAAGTCCTCCAGATGGTTTTAAGCATAATCCaaaataattgtaattaa